Proteins encoded together in one Acholeplasma hippikon window:
- the rpmA gene encoding 50S ribosomal protein L27, with protein sequence MLKLNIQLFASKKGVGSSKNGRDSNAQRLGQKLSDGQFATAGSIIYRQRGTKIHPGTNVGRGSDDTLFAKVAGIVKYERKGKDRTQVSVYAA encoded by the coding sequence ATGTTAAAGTTAAATATTCAGTTATTCGCATCTAAAAAAGGTGTTGGGTCATCTAAAAACGGACGTGACTCTAATGCTCAACGTTTAGGTCAAAAATTATCTGACGGACAATTCGCAACAGCTGGATCAATCATCTATCGCCAAAGAGGAACTAAAATTCATCCAGGCACAAATGTTGGTCGCGGTTCAGACGACACTTTATTCGCTAAAGTGGCTGGAATCGTAAAATACGAACGTAAGGGTAAAGACCGTACTCAAGTATCAGTTTACGCAGCTTAA
- a CDS encoding P-loop NTPase — MNELDLKNFLETLIDPTLKLDFKTAGSLIDLKVTEDNIVELVVALKNRKRDESQIKLEIARAVKIKFGYPGLRIDFIDSKYSVEEKKIKYIGVISGKGGVGKSTVSANLAKAMQRLGKKVGVIDADIYGSSLPSIFKLPIEPLSTTEDDEIIPADADGIQVISPEFFMPKNQPLMWRGPMLGKLLTHFFENVVWDDEIEVIIIDLPPGTGDVPLDIHTFVPDAKMILVTTPHPNASHVALKAGLGAKEMGHEIIGVVENMSYYYNEAAKSKDFIFGEGGAKLVTDALNVPLLIQIPINQPLNKDSYLFSLEDMNGKLYLSLAKEILSKF; from the coding sequence ATGAATGAATTAGATTTAAAAAACTTTTTAGAAACATTAATTGATCCAACCTTAAAGTTGGATTTTAAGACTGCAGGAAGTTTGATTGATTTAAAGGTAACTGAAGATAATATTGTTGAATTGGTAGTTGCCTTAAAAAATCGTAAACGTGATGAATCACAAATAAAATTAGAAATTGCAAGAGCAGTTAAAATTAAATTTGGTTATCCAGGTTTAAGAATTGACTTTATTGACTCTAAATATAGTGTTGAAGAAAAGAAAATTAAGTATATTGGAGTGATTTCTGGTAAGGGTGGTGTTGGTAAATCAACCGTATCAGCTAACCTTGCAAAAGCAATGCAACGCTTAGGTAAAAAAGTAGGCGTTATTGATGCAGATATTTATGGTTCAAGTTTACCAAGTATTTTTAAACTTCCAATTGAACCACTATCAACAACAGAAGATGATGAAATTATTCCAGCAGATGCAGATGGTATTCAAGTGATTTCACCGGAGTTTTTCATGCCAAAGAATCAGCCTTTAATGTGGCGTGGTCCAATGTTAGGGAAACTCTTAACGCATTTCTTTGAAAATGTTGTTTGGGATGATGAAATTGAAGTCATTATCATTGACTTACCACCTGGAACAGGTGATGTACCACTAGATATTCATACCTTTGTACCAGATGCAAAGATGATTTTAGTAACAACACCACATCCAAATGCCAGCCATGTGGCTTTAAAAGCAGGATTAGGTGCTAAAGAAATGGGACATGAAATTATTGGTGTTGTTGAAAATATGAGTTATTACTATAATGAAGCAGCTAAATCAAAAGATTTTATCTTTGGTGAAGGTGGAGCAAAATTAGTGACAGATGCCCTAAATGTACCATTATTAATTCAAATTCCAATTAATCAACCATTAAATAAAGATTCATATTTATTTAGTTTAGAAGATATGAATGGTAAACTATACTTATCCTTAGCTAAGGAAATCCTATCAAAATTTTAA
- a CDS encoding ATP-binding protein, giving the protein MDMNEVKKIVSEDKDTKDLQLNEEELLIAYQYILQRDDNSLKGVRPRLRLKPFLHIDYVPTKEKLLEEKRAKLKRNLETFESDVYISKAKFDDVTILNDNYEKAIDYMKEFIELYPKFKKGLFLHGPYRTGKSFLLSALANELVSKNIDVVFAFIPDLARAIKGSMNTQTLESKMNILKRTSVLILDDLGGEYLSPWFRDEILLPILQYRLNANLPVFIASNLTLRQLATFLEVESDSGSMKSARIMQRILDLTIPVEFTEKYEKPIE; this is encoded by the coding sequence ATGGATATGAATGAGGTTAAAAAAATCGTCAGTGAAGATAAAGACACCAAAGATTTACAACTCAATGAAGAAGAATTATTAATTGCGTATCAGTATATTTTACAGCGTGATGATAACTCGCTTAAAGGAGTTCGTCCTCGTTTAAGATTAAAACCATTTTTACATATAGATTATGTGCCGACAAAAGAAAAATTATTAGAAGAAAAACGAGCTAAGTTAAAACGTAATTTAGAAACTTTTGAATCTGATGTTTATATTTCTAAAGCGAAATTTGATGATGTAACGATTCTTAATGATAATTATGAAAAAGCAATTGATTATATGAAAGAATTTATTGAACTTTATCCTAAGTTTAAGAAAGGTTTATTCTTACACGGGCCTTATCGCACAGGTAAAAGTTTTTTATTAAGTGCATTAGCAAACGAATTAGTTTCAAAAAATATTGATGTTGTTTTCGCATTCATTCCAGATTTAGCAAGAGCAATCAAAGGATCAATGAACACACAAACTTTAGAATCAAAAATGAATATTCTAAAGCGAACAAGTGTTTTAATCTTAGATGATTTAGGTGGAGAATATTTATCACCTTGGTTTAGAGATGAGATTTTATTACCAATCTTACAGTATCGATTAAATGCGAACTTGCCAGTGTTTATTGCAAGTAATTTAACACTTCGACAATTAGCGACATTCTTAGAAGTCGAATCTGATTCAGGAAGTATGAAATCAGCTAGAATTATGCAAAGAATTTTAGATTTAACAATTCCTGTTGAATTTACCGAAAAATATGAAAAACCTATTGAATAA
- a CDS encoding ABC transporter permease, which produces MKKLKFLVKYGVKKRLVSKAFLIANAVIAVIMIGIMLVPSIMGSVGSQLTKIDDEIVIVNHSTYDEGDKDFTAYIKNYISSYIGAYMMVDNVTYIESDLVPPLDYYTQKHTEDGLVYLYRELIEPSLDPNDVNNYVIKAKVYDTKMNSVLKTALEASLKELNRIKYMLDNNVDNALIIDLVPEYVENPASGGGISELLVGLAPIAVIPLFILITFAVQGIGMEIIDEKSTKAIEIIIASVKPTTHYVAKIASIIIFQIIQMAMILTYALIGLGLNAFVNGVSGGSETWSALLGDIAPMIVPVVSLVFICAILGATLYAILGAFIGSISLNQEDYQQTQTPLMLLMTAGYLGSMLAGLSQSGLLLSIFTYIPFFAPLSIPITYLMGYISLFEAIVGIVVLIASVFVLGLLIAPLYKASILSYDQSKLFKRMKNAYKNAKALEANKRMYEENNLDE; this is translated from the coding sequence ATGAAGAAGCTTAAGTTCTTAGTTAAATACGGCGTAAAAAAACGTTTAGTTAGTAAAGCTTTCTTAATTGCTAATGCTGTCATTGCAGTCATCATGATTGGGATTATGTTAGTACCATCAATTATGGGTTCAGTGGGTAGTCAATTAACTAAAATAGATGATGAGATTGTGATTGTCAATCATTCAACTTATGATGAAGGTGATAAAGACTTTACAGCATATATTAAAAACTACATTAGTAGTTATATTGGCGCTTATATGATGGTGGATAATGTGACATATATTGAAAGTGATTTAGTCCCACCACTTGATTATTACACGCAAAAACATACTGAAGATGGACTTGTTTATTTATATCGTGAATTAATTGAACCATCATTAGATCCAAATGATGTGAATAACTATGTGATTAAAGCAAAAGTTTATGACACAAAAATGAATTCAGTTTTAAAAACTGCTTTAGAAGCAAGCCTAAAAGAACTTAACCGTATTAAATACATGTTAGATAACAATGTAGATAATGCTTTAATTATAGATTTAGTTCCTGAATATGTAGAAAATCCAGCCTCAGGTGGAGGTATTTCAGAGTTACTAGTGGGCTTAGCACCAATTGCGGTCATCCCATTATTTATTTTAATTACCTTCGCAGTGCAAGGTATTGGAATGGAAATTATTGATGAAAAATCAACAAAAGCAATTGAAATCATTATTGCCTCTGTTAAACCGACAACGCACTATGTAGCAAAAATTGCCTCTATTATCATTTTCCAAATCATTCAAATGGCAATGATTCTAACATATGCACTCATAGGACTAGGCTTAAATGCGTTTGTTAATGGAGTGTCAGGTGGTAGCGAGACATGGAGTGCACTTTTAGGTGATATCGCTCCAATGATAGTGCCAGTCGTTAGTTTAGTATTTATTTGTGCAATTTTAGGTGCTACATTATATGCAATTTTAGGTGCATTTATTGGTTCGATTTCATTAAACCAAGAAGATTATCAACAAACCCAAACACCTTTAATGTTATTAATGACAGCAGGGTATTTAGGTTCAATGCTTGCAGGATTAAGCCAGTCTGGCTTGTTATTATCAATTTTTACTTATATTCCGTTCTTCGCACCATTATCTATCCCAATTACTTATTTAATGGGCTATATTTCATTATTTGAAGCGATTGTAGGGATTGTTGTGTTAATCGCATCAGTATTTGTCTTAGGGTTGTTAATCGCACCACTTTATAAGGCAAGTATCTTATCTTATGATCAATCCAAACTATTTAAGCGTATGAAGAATGCGTATAAAAATGCAAAAGCATTAGAAGCAAACAAGAGAATGTATGAGGAAAATAATTTAGATGAATGA
- the thrS gene encoding threonine--tRNA ligase, with translation MIKITFPDGSVKEFNKGIKVFEVAQSLSVSLAKKIVAAKYNDHLIEISRKLNEDGKLVLFTEEDKESFEALNHSAAHLLAQAIKNLFPHAKFGVGPAIEEGFYYDVDFGQDPFSDQRLGDIEKEMKRLVKQDYKIERQDVSYEEAKEIFKNDEYKLELIEQYKGDGLSVYRQGDFVDLCRGGHVPSTRYIKNFKLLSIAGAYWRGDAKNKQLVRIYGVAFFKEEDLANHLNMLEERKQRDHRKIGKELDIFMVNNEVGSGLPFWLPKGATVRRIIERYIVDKEIELGYLHVYTPIMANVEFYKRSGHWDHYHENMYPPMDLGDGEMLVLRPMNCPHHMMIYKKDLHSYRELPIRIAELGMMHRYEKSGALSGLQRVREMTLNDAHIFVRPDQIEDEFKRVVNLIVEVYKDFRIKDFSFRLSYRDPENTEKYFDDDDMWNKAESQLKKVMDDLGLPYKEAIGEAAFYGPKLDIQVKTALGMEETLSTIQLDFLLPQRFDLTYVGEDGKNDHRPVVIHRGVVSTMERFVAYLLEEYKGAFPTWLAPVQVKLIPVSIEAHGNYVKELHEKLAKAGFRVESDFRNEKLGYKIREAQTMKVPYQLVVGDQEVLGKSVTYRQYGSQEQVSVSVDEFIQLLQKAIQEKK, from the coding sequence ATGATTAAAATTACTTTTCCAGATGGAAGCGTAAAAGAATTTAATAAAGGCATCAAAGTTTTTGAAGTTGCTCAAAGTTTATCAGTGAGTTTAGCTAAGAAAATTGTTGCTGCAAAATACAATGATCATTTAATTGAAATTTCTAGAAAATTAAATGAAGATGGAAAATTAGTGTTATTTACCGAAGAAGATAAAGAATCTTTTGAAGCTTTAAACCACTCAGCAGCGCACCTTTTAGCGCAAGCAATTAAAAATTTATTCCCACACGCTAAGTTCGGAGTAGGACCTGCAATTGAAGAAGGTTTTTACTATGATGTTGATTTTGGTCAAGATCCATTCTCAGATCAACGTTTAGGCGATATTGAAAAAGAAATGAAACGTCTTGTTAAACAAGATTACAAAATTGAACGCCAAGATGTATCATATGAAGAAGCTAAAGAAATCTTTAAGAACGATGAATATAAATTAGAATTAATTGAACAATATAAAGGTGATGGTTTATCAGTTTATCGTCAAGGTGATTTTGTTGATCTTTGTCGTGGTGGACACGTTCCTTCAACACGTTATATCAAAAACTTCAAATTATTATCAATTGCTGGTGCATACTGGAGAGGTGATGCTAAGAATAAACAATTAGTACGTATCTATGGGGTTGCCTTCTTTAAAGAAGAAGATTTAGCAAATCACTTAAATATGTTAGAAGAAAGAAAACAACGCGACCACAGAAAGATTGGTAAAGAATTAGATATCTTCATGGTAAATAATGAAGTAGGGTCTGGTTTACCATTCTGGTTACCAAAAGGTGCTACAGTAAGAAGAATTATTGAACGTTACATTGTTGATAAAGAAATCGAATTAGGTTACTTACACGTTTATACTCCAATTATGGCTAATGTTGAATTCTATAAACGAAGCGGACACTGGGATCATTATCATGAAAACATGTATCCTCCAATGGATTTAGGGGATGGAGAAATGTTAGTTCTACGTCCAATGAACTGTCCTCACCATATGATGATTTATAAGAAAGATTTACACTCATATCGTGAATTACCAATTCGTATTGCAGAACTTGGTATGATGCATCGATATGAAAAATCCGGAGCATTATCAGGTTTACAACGTGTACGTGAAATGACTTTAAATGATGCACATATTTTCGTACGTCCTGACCAAATCGAAGATGAATTCAAACGTGTTGTTAACTTAATTGTTGAAGTTTATAAAGACTTTAGAATTAAAGACTTCTCATTCCGTTTAAGCTATCGTGACCCAGAAAATACAGAAAAGTATTTTGATGATGACGATATGTGGAATAAAGCAGAAAGTCAATTAAAGAAAGTTATGGATGACTTAGGTTTACCATATAAAGAAGCAATTGGTGAAGCTGCATTCTACGGTCCAAAACTTGATATTCAAGTAAAAACAGCTTTAGGTATGGAAGAAACATTATCAACTATTCAATTAGACTTCTTATTACCACAACGTTTTGATTTAACATACGTTGGTGAAGATGGTAAGAATGATCATCGTCCAGTTGTTATCCACCGTGGTGTTGTATCAACTATGGAACGTTTCGTTGCATACTTACTGGAAGAGTATAAAGGTGCATTCCCAACTTGGTTAGCACCAGTTCAAGTGAAATTAATTCCAGTTTCAATTGAAGCACATGGTAACTATGTTAAAGAATTACATGAAAAATTAGCTAAGGCTGGATTTAGAGTTGAATCAGACTTTAGAAACGAAAAACTAGGTTATAAGATTAGAGAAGCCCAAACTATGAAGGTTCCTTACCAATTAGTTGTTGGTGATCAAGAAGTATTAGGTAAATCTGTAACTTATCGTCAATACGGTTCACAAGAACAAGTGAGTGTTTCTGTGGATGAATTTATCCAACTACTACAAAAAGCAATTCAAGAAAAGAAATAA
- a CDS encoding DUF697 domain-containing protein yields MKKESTVKLWYLTAIGVILIILMMITASVLQIGEQLKSIHPYVPYAFYGIAVLLTYFLIVKPVLIILFSPTFSIETTLDNEPEKEYKVLKRVAKRLMDRKDLPEVFQDNLEKAYHDPKLLRDALNTVYNKHIKRQINKTIRNHAKTVMVSTAISQNGRLDFITVIVVNIRMIKDLVVLCGFRPSYKNLAKLVINVFTTALIAEGLENINISDILPQSTMNMLGEIPLIKPIMSSVLDGVSNALLTLRIGIVTRKYLFDDSGEATKEKIRFGALVEAAKHLPLVIADGLYIFPKTVMNLFGKQKKTVDPEWE; encoded by the coding sequence ATGAAGAAAGAATCAACAGTTAAATTATGGTATCTTACAGCCATCGGCGTGATACTTATTATATTGATGATGATTACAGCGTCAGTATTACAAATAGGGGAACAATTAAAATCGATTCATCCGTACGTGCCATACGCATTTTATGGCATTGCTGTTTTATTAACTTATTTCTTGATTGTTAAACCGGTGTTAATTATTTTATTCTCACCAACATTCTCAATTGAGACAACACTTGATAACGAGCCTGAAAAAGAATATAAGGTGTTAAAAAGAGTTGCTAAAAGATTAATGGACCGCAAAGATTTACCAGAAGTATTCCAAGACAACTTAGAAAAAGCATATCACGATCCAAAGTTATTACGTGATGCGTTAAATACTGTTTACAACAAACACATTAAAAGACAAATCAATAAAACAATTCGTAACCATGCAAAAACTGTGATGGTTTCAACAGCAATTTCACAAAATGGTAGATTAGATTTCATTACGGTAATTGTTGTAAATATTAGAATGATTAAAGATTTAGTTGTTTTATGTGGATTTAGACCAAGTTACAAGAACTTAGCTAAATTAGTGATTAACGTATTTACAACGGCATTAATTGCTGAAGGATTAGAAAATATTAATATATCAGATATCTTACCGCAATCAACAATGAACATGTTAGGTGAAATTCCACTCATTAAGCCAATCATGTCAAGTGTGCTTGATGGGGTATCCAATGCATTACTCACACTAAGAATTGGTATTGTTACTAGAAAATACTTATTTGATGACTCAGGTGAAGCAACCAAAGAAAAAATTCGTTTTGGTGCATTAGTAGAAGCAGCTAAACACTTACCTTTAGTCATTGCAGATGGACTCTATATTTTCCCTAAAACAGTCATGAATTTATTTGGAAAACAAAAGAAAACAGTTGATCCAGAGTGGGAATAA
- the rplU gene encoding 50S ribosomal protein L21, producing the protein MFAIIVTGGKQIKVTEGQEIYVEKLDVEAGETYEFTEVLATDSKVGHPFVSGAKVVAEVVKKGKQKKIIVFKYKRRKNYRRKQGHRQPYTKLVVKSIIG; encoded by the coding sequence ATGTTTGCAATTATCGTAACAGGCGGTAAACAAATTAAAGTAACTGAAGGACAAGAAATCTACGTTGAAAAATTAGACGTTGAAGCTGGTGAAACTTACGAATTCACAGAAGTTTTAGCTACAGATTCTAAAGTAGGTCATCCATTCGTTTCAGGAGCTAAAGTTGTTGCTGAAGTAGTTAAAAAAGGTAAACAAAAGAAGATTATTGTTTTCAAATACAAGAGAAGAAAAAACTATCGTAGAAAACAAGGTCACAGACAACCATACACTAAGTTAGTTGTTAAATCAATCATTGGCTAA
- a CDS encoding ribosomal-processing cysteine protease Prp — protein MIKYKVKKNDDHIETIKVEGHALFGAYGTDIVCASVSTGLIMTANAIEILGYKDKISLKVEEGFFELQVLQTNSIIEGLLNNLVYTLNELEAQYRTYIKYQKEA, from the coding sequence ATGATTAAGTATAAAGTCAAAAAAAATGATGATCATATCGAAACAATTAAAGTAGAGGGTCATGCATTATTTGGAGCATACGGTACAGATATCGTATGTGCATCCGTTTCGACAGGCTTAATAATGACAGCAAATGCAATCGAGATTTTAGGATATAAGGATAAAATCTCTCTTAAAGTCGAAGAAGGATTCTTCGAATTACAGGTTCTTCAAACTAATTCAATTATTGAAGGTTTGCTGAACAATTTAGTTTACACATTAAATGAGCTTGAAGCTCAGTATCGTACTTATATTAAATATCAAAAGGAGGCATAA
- a CDS encoding DUF6320 domain-containing protein — MKYCKHCNLYHEENHKICIVCGNNLVEKAFETNLVTPGYPEVQVNRKKPNIPARVLILIGIVVSLISVVINILTFKDTKIMWSIIVVGSLFYVYLLIKQVIISKRDYSTKTLKQVIIVSLILLILDYATAYKAWAITYAIPLVLVGTTAFLPIVVASMPKKYYMHVRNLFWLIILNLIYAAIAFFSSWTLEGVYWTGAMTLIAGFTLFSAMLLFAPKVTYQELVKFFHI, encoded by the coding sequence ATGAAGTATTGTAAGCATTGTAATCTTTACCATGAAGAAAACCATAAGATATGTATCGTTTGTGGAAATAACTTAGTTGAAAAAGCATTTGAAACAAATTTAGTTACACCAGGATACCCAGAAGTACAAGTGAATAGAAAAAAACCGAATATTCCAGCAAGGGTATTGATCTTAATCGGTATTGTTGTTTCTTTAATCAGTGTAGTCATCAATATTTTAACCTTTAAAGATACAAAAATTATGTGGAGTATTATTGTTGTTGGTTCATTATTTTATGTTTATTTATTAATTAAGCAAGTGATTATTTCAAAACGTGATTATTCTACAAAAACACTTAAACAAGTGATTATTGTCAGTTTAATCTTACTTATTTTAGATTATGCAACCGCATATAAAGCGTGGGCAATAACGTATGCGATTCCCCTTGTCTTAGTAGGGACAACAGCATTCTTGCCGATTGTTGTTGCCTCAATGCCTAAGAAGTATTATATGCATGTAAGAAATTTATTTTGGTTAATTATTTTAAATCTTATTTATGCAGCAATTGCATTCTTTAGTTCGTGGACACTAGAAGGTGTTTATTGGACTGGAGCGATGACTTTAATTGCAGGTTTTACTTTATTTAGTGCAATGCTCTTATTCGCGCCAAAAGTAACGTATCAAGAATTAGTGAAATTCTTCCATATTTAA
- a CDS encoding JAB domain-containing protein — translation MDKKRLEEMMLSGGIKGLSQRELLTLLLEEENELKAIEILDYFEKIQKLRLLTLDDLNSGFNLTKKQKLKMLLTTELANRIYQREFDKRKSLFNSEDVYELIKNEMEYLDKETLSIIILDIKGKILKKEMIYMGTTTSIPVSVKEIFTTPIKLRAYGMILIHNHPTGDAKPSIADDKLTQKIMDASQILSVETIDHIIVGKDEFYSYKNKKLFKI, via the coding sequence ATGGACAAAAAGAGATTAGAAGAAATGATGTTAAGTGGAGGTATTAAAGGTTTAAGTCAAAGAGAATTACTCACCTTATTATTAGAAGAAGAAAATGAATTAAAAGCAATTGAAATCTTAGATTATTTTGAAAAAATTCAAAAATTAAGGTTATTAACTTTAGATGATTTAAATAGTGGATTTAACTTAACTAAAAAACAAAAATTAAAAATGCTTTTGACTACTGAGTTAGCAAATCGCATATATCAACGTGAATTTGATAAAAGAAAATCTTTATTTAATAGTGAAGATGTTTATGAATTAATTAAAAATGAAATGGAGTATTTAGATAAAGAAACACTCAGTATTATAATTTTAGACATTAAAGGAAAAATCTTAAAAAAAGAGATGATTTATATGGGAACAACCACATCAATTCCTGTATCTGTTAAAGAAATATTTACAACGCCTATCAAGTTAAGAGCATATGGAATGATTCTTATTCATAATCATCCAACTGGCGATGCGAAGCCATCAATTGCAGATGATAAGCTTACGCAAAAGATTATGGATGCAAGTCAAATACTATCAGTTGAGACAATCGATCATATTATTGTTGGAAAAGATGAATTTTACTCGTATAAAAATAAGAAATTATTTAAAATTTGA
- the obgE gene encoding GTPase ObgE yields the protein MSLFVDEVVVEVKAGRGGNGKVAFRREAHVEFGGPFGGNGGNGGNIYFVGDEGKNTLIDLKYNRHIRAQHGANGEIKGMHGANAEHTYVRVPLGTIVYDEKNNLIGEVLYHGQELLVAKGGKGGRGNIAFATNKNQAPDFAEQGDPGQTFRAKVELQVLADVGLLGYPSVGKSTLISSISNAKAKIAPYPFTTLSPQLGMVRVDEDEFVVADLPGLIEYAHLGVGLGIQFLKHVERCRVLLHIVSMESEDPYKDYLTINNELVQYDEALKDRVQIVVANKMDTEDAEEKLKEFESKLNGIKVFPISALNREGLMALKYEIIRVLKTIPKFEPKQITKVYEFNENKDSDFVITKGDDGIFDITGEKVFILFNRTDFNNESAVKRFARQLRGIGIDEALREAGVQNGDIVRIFSYEFEYLE from the coding sequence ATGAGTCTATTTGTCGATGAAGTCGTCGTAGAAGTTAAAGCCGGCCGTGGTGGAAACGGTAAAGTAGCATTTAGAAGAGAAGCACACGTTGAATTTGGCGGTCCATTCGGTGGAAATGGCGGTAATGGTGGTAATATTTATTTTGTTGGTGATGAAGGTAAAAATACCTTAATCGACTTAAAGTATAATCGTCATATTCGTGCCCAACATGGTGCGAACGGGGAAATTAAGGGTATGCATGGTGCAAACGCAGAACATACTTATGTAAGAGTACCATTAGGAACAATTGTATATGATGAAAAGAATAATTTAATCGGTGAAGTACTATATCATGGTCAAGAACTACTTGTCGCTAAAGGCGGTAAGGGTGGACGTGGTAATATTGCCTTTGCAACAAATAAAAACCAAGCTCCCGACTTCGCAGAACAAGGCGACCCAGGTCAAACCTTTAGAGCTAAAGTTGAACTTCAAGTCTTAGCTGATGTTGGATTACTTGGTTACCCATCTGTTGGTAAATCTACTTTAATTTCATCTATTTCAAACGCCAAAGCTAAGATTGCTCCATATCCATTTACAACGCTATCTCCTCAATTAGGAATGGTTAGAGTGGATGAAGATGAGTTTGTTGTTGCAGACTTACCTGGTTTAATCGAATATGCGCACTTAGGTGTTGGATTAGGTATCCAATTCTTAAAACACGTTGAACGTTGCCGTGTCTTATTACACATCGTTTCAATGGAAAGTGAAGATCCATATAAAGATTACTTAACAATTAATAATGAACTTGTTCAATATGATGAAGCATTAAAAGATAGAGTTCAAATTGTAGTAGCTAACAAAATGGATACAGAAGACGCAGAAGAAAAATTAAAAGAATTTGAATCAAAATTAAATGGTATTAAAGTATTCCCTATCTCTGCATTAAATAGAGAAGGATTAATGGCTTTAAAATATGAAATTATTCGTGTCTTAAAGACAATTCCTAAATTTGAACCTAAACAAATTACTAAAGTTTATGAATTTAATGAAAATAAAGATTCAGACTTTGTGATTACTAAAGGTGACGATGGTATCTTTGATATTACAGGTGAGAAAGTATTTATTTTATTCAACCGTACGGACTTTAATAATGAGTCAGCTGTTAAACGTTTTGCGCGTCAATTAAGAGGTATAGGTATTGATGAAGCACTTCGTGAAGCAGGGGTTCAAAACGGGGATATTGTAAGAATCTTCTCATACGAATTCGAATACTTAGAATAA
- a CDS encoding ABC transporter ATP-binding protein, which yields MLEVKDVTLKYGDFVAVENLSFEVNKGEIFGLLGTNGAGKTTTFRTIMGLLYPSKGYVKYDGEFVSYDTVDRIGYMIEERSLLTKLTVKDLMLYFGQLKNVDAKTILERLDYWLKRFDIENYKNKKIKELSKGNQQKIQFISALINEPSLLVLDEPFSGLDVINMELFVEVIKEYKEKGCTIIFSSHQIDHVESFCERLVILQKGKTVLSGLIKDIKKEFKKHTIKLIADGIEKDKLKAIKGVYDVIENSNQWIVKVENEANAMDVFEYVKTLNNIQKFEVEEASLSEIFIAKAGKKYEEA from the coding sequence ATGCTAGAAGTAAAGGATGTAACACTTAAATATGGCGACTTTGTTGCAGTAGAGAATCTTTCTTTTGAGGTTAATAAAGGAGAAATTTTTGGATTACTTGGTACCAATGGTGCTGGTAAAACAACAACCTTTAGAACCATTATGGGTCTACTTTATCCTTCTAAAGGTTATGTGAAGTATGATGGCGAATTTGTAAGCTATGATACAGTCGATCGTATTGGCTATATGATTGAAGAGCGTAGTTTACTAACTAAACTTACCGTTAAAGACTTGATGTTATATTTTGGTCAACTTAAAAATGTAGATGCAAAAACAATTCTAGAACGTTTAGATTATTGGTTAAAACGTTTTGACATTGAAAATTATAAAAATAAAAAAATTAAAGAACTATCAAAAGGGAATCAACAAAAGATTCAGTTTATTTCAGCATTAATCAATGAACCAAGTTTATTAGTGCTTGATGAGCCTTTTTCAGGTTTAGATGTAATTAATATGGAATTATTTGTTGAGGTAATTAAAGAGTACAAAGAAAAAGGTTGCACAATTATTTTCTCAAGTCACCAAATTGATCATGTTGAAAGTTTTTGTGAACGCTTAGTCATTTTACAAAAAGGTAAGACGGTTTTATCAGGATTAATAAAGGACATTAAAAAGGAATTTAAAAAACACACCATAAAGTTAATTGCAGATGGTATTGAAAAAGATAAACTTAAAGCAATCAAAGGTGTTTATGATGTTATTGAAAACTCAAATCAGTGGATTGTTAAAGTCGAAAATGAGGCCAATGCAATGGATGTTTTTGAGTATGTGAAAACATTGAACAATATTCAAAAGTTTGAAGTTGAGGAAGCGTCATTAAGTGAAATCTTTATCGCAAAGGCAGGTAAGAAGTATGAAGAAGCTTAA